The DNA region TATCGAAGGGGGTAGAAAAAATGAAAGATAAAAAATGCTTGTGGCGAATTCTCCCCTTAACAAGGGGAGATGCCGACAGGCAGAGGGGATCAATCCCTTTAATGAAATGTGAAAAAACATTTTATGAATAATCCGGGTTAGCGAGAAAAATAAGTCATTTTATCCTTTTGTCAATCTCGCAAACTTCGGCATGATCTTTATCTCTTTCGCGCCGAACTTGATGGTGAGGGTGGTATTTTCAGCGGCGCCGGTAATTCCGATAATCTTTCCCCGCCCGAAAAGAGGGTGACGCACCCATTCTTCGGTTTGGAACCGGGCAGCGGCAGCCGGCTCGGGCGCCTGGGGGTAATCCTCGAACTCCAGGGGTTTTTGAATCCGGAGTCTGGAGGAGAAGGGTTTCTGTTCCATACTTGCTGGTTTCAGCTTTTCATGTTCCAGGACATCGAGCGGCAGCTCCCGGATGAACATGGAAGCTCCCCCGGTGTATGAACCGTACCGCGGACGCATGAGAGCGTAACTGATGTGGAGGATATCTTTCGCCCGGGTGATGCCGACGTAAAAGAGCCGGCGCTCTTCCTCCAGGGCTGATTCCTCTTCCATAGTCTGCGGAAGAGGGAAAAGCCCGTTTTCCACCCCGACGATGTACACCGAGGGAAACTCCAGCCCTTTCGCGGCATGGAGGGTCATCAGGGTCAGCGCATCGCTGTCCTCCTCCCAGGTGTCCACATCGCTTACCAGCGATACCTCGGCCAGGAATGCGTTGAGATCGTTTTCTTCTTCTTTTTCGGAAAATTCGGCGAGCGCGGTAACAAGCTCATCGAGGTTGGCCGCCCGATCCTCGAAAGTAATCGGCTCTTCATTTTCCAGGTAGTTCATGTACCCGGTTTTTTCGATCACCGCCCGGACGATCTGATCGAGGCTGTTTATTCCTGGCATCCCGGCAAGAGAGGCCATCAGATCCCGGAAATCGTTCGCCTTCTTGAGTGTGACGCCGGACAAATAGGTTCCGACAAAATTGAGCGATTCCATGACCGGAATATGGTGGTCGAGAGCATACTGCTCGATGGCTTCGATGGTCTTGGCGCCAATACCGCGTTTCGGAGCAGCGACAGCACGGTTGAAACTGACCGTATCGCTGGGATTTACCAGAAGGCGCAGGTAAGCGAGTATATCCTTGATCTCCCGGCGCTCGTAGAACCTGATACCACCCACGATCATATATCTCATTCCCTTTCTTCGAAGCACATCCTCGAACGAGCGGGACTGGGCGTTGGTTCGATAGAGGATGGCGCAATCCCCCAGCTTCAGCCCGAGATCATTTCTCTCGCGATCGATGGAGGAAATGATCCGTTCCGCCTCGTCACGGTCGTTGTAGCATTCCAGGAGGCGGATTTTTTCCCCGCCAGTACGGCTTGTCCAGAGTTCCTTGGACATCCGGTGGGGGTTATTCTTCACTACCGCGTTCGCAGCTTTGAGAATCCAGGAGGTCGAGCGGTAGTTTTCCTCGAGACGCACCGTTTTCGCTTTCTTGAAATCATGCTCGAAATCGAGAATGTTCTGTACATTCGCACCGCGCCAGCTGTAAATGGACTGGTCGTCATCACCGACCACAGTGATATTGCCCGCATCTCCGGAAAGCATCTTAATGAGGAGATATTGGGTACGGTTGGTATCCTGGTATTCGTCCACCAGAATATGGCTGAACCGGTTCCGCCATTCGGCGAGCGATTCCGGGTCGCGGCTGAACATTTCCACCGGTTTGAGAAGTAGATCGTCGAAATCGAAAGCCCCGGCCGATTCCATCAGTTCCCTGTATCGCCGGAAGGCTTTGATGATCAAGGGCGCGTCGCGGCCGGAAATGACCTTTTCCAGATCATCAGGAGAAAGCCCTTCGTTCTTGGCTTTCCCGATGGCGCCAATGATGCGCTGCGGAGAGAGACGCTCCCTTGTCACCCCCATCTCATGGAGGACTTTCCGCGCCATGGACAACTGGTCGTCACGGTCGTAGATGGTGAAATCGCGCCTGAATCCCCAGCGGTCAGCCTCACGGCGGAGAATACGGACGCAGATACCATGAAAAGTGCCGATCCATAAACCCTGCACCGGGATATCGAGCAGCTTCTCCACCCTTGAGGCCATCTCACGGGCTGCTTTGTTGGTGAATGTGACCGCCAGAATCTGCCAGGGCTTTATTCCCTGGAAAACCAGCCAGGCGATTTTATGGGTCAGAACTCTTGTTTTCCCGCTCCCGGCGCCCGCAAGCACCAGGGTAGGGCCGTCACGGTGCTCTACCGCTACACGCTGGGGAGGATTGAGGGAATCGAGATCAACGGAAAAATTCAGGGGAGGCTCCTAAAAAAGTGATAAAGTGACAAAGTAAAAAAAGACAAAAGGAAAGTCTGAAGAAACCAGATGCGGACATCACTGTATAATCCTGCATCTGGCAGCCAGTTTCACCCAGTCGCCGACAGTAATGGTCTCACCCTTGAGGGAGGTCACAATCACCGCTGTCTCACTCGGCATGACACTGACCGCTTCCAATTGCCCCAGAGATTGAAGATGGCCGGTGTCGCTCAGATTGCTCTTACGCTGGTAGATATCGAAGACATCGCCCGGCCTGACTCCGTCATTCGCCCCCTTGTCGATATACAGTATATCGTTGATATGGATGCTCAGCATCGTCTCATTGATGGCGAGAATAACTCCACGGATTTCGGCATCCGGCCTGATCCAGGCATCGAAGCGGGGACCGCTCGCGAGCTTGTAGGGCATGACCAGATCGCCCACTTCCAGCGGATCGAAATTATCCAGCACCGTGCACCGTGACTGCCTTTCGCCGGTGGAAATCGCCTTGAGCACACCCTTGATCCGCACTACGTAACCGTAATCCACCCCTGTTTCGGGATGTTTCACCCGGTCGCCCATGGCGATGACCGCAAAGAGGTCGCCCTCGCGGGCTTTATTCTGCGCTCCCGAATCGATGACCAAGGTGTCATAGCGGATGGCCGTGTCCTTCTCGTTCTCTATCTTTACTATTTTCGTGCGGGAAAGTTCCGATTGTTTGGCGATGAACCCTGTGCGCATGAAATTCTTTTCCGTAAACACCTGGCGGGGTTCCTGTAGCATCCGGATGACATTTTTATCCATTGGGCGTTTTTCTGGGACCTTAACCGCAACAGCAACTTGTGCAGGCTGCTGCGGTTGGGCCGGTTGAGGTTCAGCCGCAGGCGCGGGTACAGAAACCGGAGCGGGAGGTGCAGCCGGCTTATCTGCAATAACTTCCGTTTTGGGGCGGAACATCAGTTCCTGGCCGGGATAAATCCAGTGCGGATCCTTGATGAATGGATTCTTCTTCCATACTTCGGGCCAGACAAACGGGTCTCCCAGTTGCATCCTGGATATATCCCAGAGGGTATCGCCTTTCTTGACAACGTACTTTTCCGGGGCGAAAGCAGGCGCTTTCTTTTTCACCTGGATATTCTGAGCCGATGAGAGAGCCGGCGCCGCAAACAGGAGCAGCGCTGATATGGCAAGTACTTTTTTCATGGCACTTTCCTCCGAGATTCATTCTGTGTATCAGATTTCAGTCTCTGTACCTTATAACGGGAAACCGCGGCTTGATGCTCTTTCAGCGTTTTGGAAAAAACATGACCGCCCTGGTTGTCGGAAACAAAATAGAGATATTTGGTATCCGCCGGATACAGCGCGGCAAGAATGGATTTCATGCCGGGGCTGGCAACCGGTCCCGGCGGGAGCCCTTTATGCAGGTAGGTGTTGTACGGCGATTCCACTTCCAGGTCGCCGTTAAATACCCTGCGTTTCACGCCCAGCGCATATTGCACAGTTGGATTGGCCTGCAGGGGAAGCCCCATGTTTAAACGCCGGTGAAAAACCGAGGAAATGACCGCCCGCTCCTCATCGCTGGCCGCCTCGCCCTCGATGATGGAGGCGAGGGCAACAGTCTGATTAACCGAGAACTCAAACCATGCTGCCCGCGCTTTCAGGGAATCAGTAAATGCTATCCTGAACCGGCTCACCATCTTACGGATCACCTCAATGGGTTTTGCCCCTTCGCGGATATAGTAGGTATCGGGATAAAGGTAACCTTCCAGCGTTGCGTTGTCAATACCGAGGCTGTCGGCTGTTGTTTTGTTCAATACGGTCTTTACGAAAAGCACGGAATCCACTTTGGCCTTCCTGAAAAGAATCGAAGCCGTTTCACGGACTGTCAGTCCCTCGATAACGGTTACCTTTATATCGGGAGGAATGGGAGTGGCGCTTACCAGGTAAAGTGCAAGCTCGGAAGTTTTCATTTTTCGGGGCAGAATGAATTTCCCGGCCCGGAATTTCGGCTCATACCCTCGCCGGTGAGCTATTGCCCGAAAGAAAAGAGCGCTCCGGATAAGTCCTTTTTTTTTCAGCACAAGGGCGATTTCGGCGGAATTCATGCCGGTGCTG from Candidatus Latescibacter sp. includes:
- a CDS encoding UvrD-helicase domain-containing protein; the protein is MNFSVDLDSLNPPQRVAVEHRDGPTLVLAGAGSGKTRVLTHKIAWLVFQGIKPWQILAVTFTNKAAREMASRVEKLLDIPVQGLWIGTFHGICVRILRREADRWGFRRDFTIYDRDDQLSMARKVLHEMGVTRERLSPQRIIGAIGKAKNEGLSPDDLEKVISGRDAPLIIKAFRRYRELMESAGAFDFDDLLLKPVEMFSRDPESLAEWRNRFSHILVDEYQDTNRTQYLLIKMLSGDAGNITVVGDDDQSIYSWRGANVQNILDFEHDFKKAKTVRLEENYRSTSWILKAANAVVKNNPHRMSKELWTSRTGGEKIRLLECYNDRDEAERIISSIDRERNDLGLKLGDCAILYRTNAQSRSFEDVLRRKGMRYMIVGGIRFYERREIKDILAYLRLLVNPSDTVSFNRAVAAPKRGIGAKTIEAIEQYALDHHIPVMESLNFVGTYLSGVTLKKANDFRDLMASLAGMPGINSLDQIVRAVIEKTGYMNYLENEEPITFEDRAANLDELVTALAEFSEKEEENDLNAFLAEVSLVSDVDTWEEDSDALTLMTLHAAKGLEFPSVYIVGVENGLFPLPQTMEEESALEEERRLFYVGITRAKDILHISYALMRPRYGSYTGGASMFIRELPLDVLEHEKLKPASMEQKPFSSRLRIQKPLEFEDYPQAPEPAAAARFQTEEWVRHPLFGRGKIIGITGAAENTTLTIKFGAKEIKIMPKFARLTKG
- a CDS encoding LysM peptidoglycan-binding domain-containing protein; this translates as MKKVLAISALLLFAAPALSSAQNIQVKKKAPAFAPEKYVVKKGDTLWDISRMQLGDPFVWPEVWKKNPFIKDPHWIYPGQELMFRPKTEVIADKPAAPPAPVSVPAPAAEPQPAQPQQPAQVAVAVKVPEKRPMDKNVIRMLQEPRQVFTEKNFMRTGFIAKQSELSRTKIVKIENEKDTAIRYDTLVIDSGAQNKAREGDLFAVIAMGDRVKHPETGVDYGYVVRIKGVLKAISTGERQSRCTVLDNFDPLEVGDLVMPYKLASGPRFDAWIRPDAEIRGVILAINETMLSIHINDILYIDKGANDGVRPGDVFDIYQRKSNLSDTGHLQSLGQLEAVSVMPSETAVIVTSLKGETITVGDWVKLAARCRIIQ
- the mltG gene encoding endolytic transglycosylase MltG, which gives rise to MIFWSQRVITILLAAGVSLALLGAALYGSYSYLDGAAGAAKGAVIEISTGMNSAEIALVLKKKGLIRSALFFRAIAHRRGYEPKFRAGKFILPRKMKTSELALYLVSATPIPPDIKVTVIEGLTVRETASILFRKAKVDSVLFVKTVLNKTTADSLGIDNATLEGYLYPDTYYIREGAKPIEVIRKMVSRFRIAFTDSLKARAAWFEFSVNQTVALASIIEGEAASDEERAVISSVFHRRLNMGLPLQANPTVQYALGVKRRVFNGDLEVESPYNTYLHKGLPPGPVASPGMKSILAALYPADTKYLYFVSDNQGGHVFSKTLKEHQAAVSRYKVQRLKSDTQNESRRKVP